The genomic DNA GCGGAAGCAGGCTTAGATGGACTCATGGCCGCTGTGAAAGCGTCTAAATTCCGTAAGGGAGCGCAACGTTTTATTGTCCTCGCAAGTGATGGTGCATTCCATGATGCGGATTATGACGGAAAATCCGCCTATAGTCTGGATGAAGTTATTGAGACACTACAGAACGAGCAGGTGCGTGTTGATGTGATCGGAATTGATTATCTCCCAATTCGACAGATTGCCTTGGCAACAGGCGGCACATGGCGTGCAATCCCGGGTACAGGGAACGCTGAATATACACCACCGTTAGCGTTGACGGTAAAATTATTCTCCAAGTTAGGTACGTTGCGTTATGAAAAAGGACAGATGGATGATAAAATCACCGTCTATATTAATAATCCGCCACGTCCGAAGCAGCTCACCTTGACATGGAAGGTCCTCAACCCTTTGGGAGAAAGATGCTACGGACCCTTCAGAGAAGAAAAAACGGTGCCTGATGACGGTTCAACGGAGGTAGAATTGACACCCGTGATTAATAAGGAAGTATTTCAAACGATGTCGGGGGTTTATACGATCATCTACCGGCTTGAAAATGAGCATGGGCACCGGAGCATTCTGCGGCGGACGTTAACATTCTAATTTACAACACGTCTCATAAATAGTTTAAGCGTATTGTTGAATGAGGATTTGCAATGGAAAAACCCCCTAAATCCCCCTTATCAGGGGGACTTTGAGAGGAAGATTAAATTTAATGCAGAAGGATTTAATTTTTGAACAGTGCCGTCATCATTTTAACGACATTGTCGGCATCCGGCGCGATATTCATCAGCATCCTGAAATAGGGTTTGATGTGGAACGCACTGCAGGTATCGCTGCTGATGCGTTGCAGACACTCGGCATTCCAGTTAAAACAGGTATTGGTAGGACAGGTGTTGTCGGGGACTTGGAGGTGCCGGGGGCATCAAAACGTATTGCCTTGCGCGCCGACATGGACGCGCTGCCAATTCAAGAAATGACCGATGTGCCTTATAAATCGAAAATTGATGGTAAAGCACACCTATGCGGACACGATGCACACACGGCAATGCTTATCGGGACAGCGCGAATCCTTTCACACCTCCGAAGTCATCTCAAGATGCATGTTAGGTTTGTCTTCCAACCGAGCGAAGAGGTGTTCCCGGGTGGTGCGGAGGCGATGATGGCAGATGGCGTTTTAGAAGATGTAGACGAAATCTATGGGATACATGTCTTCCCAATCTATGCTGTTGGGGAATACGCCACGTGCGTGGGTCCGATGCTCGCACAGTCTGATACTTTTCGGATCACGCTTACTGGTAGGGGTGGACACGCGGCGTTTCCACATCTCACGGTCGATCCAATCGTTATTGGTGCGCAGTATGTGACAGCGGTACAGTCGATTGTCGCCAGAAATGTTAACCCATTAGATTCAGCGGTGGTCAGTGTGACGCAACTACACGGTGGAGATGCCAATCTGAAGAATGGACTCACAGGTGCAGCACTCAATGTTATCCCTCCGACAGTACACATCGGCGGCACGGTGCGGACACTTCAAAAAACCGTTCAAACACGCGTTCGCGAGCAGCTGGAACGTCTCATCGCAGGTTTAGCAGATGCTAACAATGCCACCTACACTTTTGATTACCAAGAGGGATGTCCGGTAACATACAACCACGAACCTTGTGTTACTAACGTTGTATCTAACGCGCGCGGTTTGGTCGGAGAGGATAACATCATATTTCCAGTGCTGCCGATATTAGGTGGCGAAGATTTCGGATGCTATTCTCAAGAAATCCCTGCCTGCTTTGTGATGGTCGGTGCTGGAAACGAGGAAAAAGGCATCGTGAATATGTGTCATCACCCACAATTTGACATTGATGAAACCTGCATGATTTACGGTATGGCGTTGCTGACAAGTCTCGCGATGCTCTAATGCTTAGAGTGTTTAGGAATCTCGCCTAATGGAATTAAAGAAGCACATTTCTTTATCAACACACGATCCGCAACCACATTTGTCAATTAGCACTCTTACTTTGATGTTTACAGATATCGAAGGTTCAACACGACTTTGGGAGGCACACGGCAATGAGGTGATGGCAGAGGTTATCCGTACCCATAACACAATTTTGCGGGCTGCAAATTCCGCCTGGGGCGGCACAGAGATCCTAAGCGAAGGCGATGCTTTTTTCTTTGTTTTTCCTACGGCGAGTGCGGCTGTTATGTGTGCCCTTGAGATACAGTTAGTACTCAATGCGTATCAGTGGCATGAAAACATTGAGGCGTTGCGCGTTCGTATCGGTATTCACACAGGTGATATGATCCTGCTGGATGACGAATATCACGGAATGCCTGCAAATCTCGCCAAACGGATTACGGACGCAGGACACGGTGGACAGATCTTGCTCTCTGCTGTAACGCATGAACTTGTTAGAACACAATTTCCACATGGAAGCTTTATCTCACTCGGCGAACATCGGCTAAAAAACATTCAACATCCAGAAGTGATTTTTCAATTTCTCGCCCCTCGGTACTCTACTTTAGAGATCATCGGTGAAGACAGATGGCGCGAAGTCTTCAGCAAAGGGATACAAGAAGCCCCATCGCAGCATAGGACATCTATAGACGCTACCGCTATTCCTGAACTACAAACCGAGTTTCCACCCCTGAGAACCCTCAACGATTTACCGAATAATCTACCCACGCCTATAAATAGTTTTATCGGTAGAGAAACCGAAGTTCGCGGTATTGTGGCGTATTTCACTGACGGACAGACACGATTGGTGACACTGACTGGACCAGGGGGGATCGGCAAAACGCGTCTCGCCCTACAAGTGGCAACGGAACTTCATAACACGTATTCGGATGGGGTCTCGTTCATTGCGTTAGCTGATTTGAGACAACCCACCGATATTATCACAGAGATCGCGAAGGCTCTCGTCCTGCCATTAAAATCGACACAAGATGTCACGGAACAAGTCGTTTCATATTTGTTGGGAAAAACACTTCTATTGGTGTTGGACAATTTTGAGCACGTGATGGCAGCCACCGAGGATGTCAAGACGCTGTTGCTTAGGTGTCCAACGCTACACTGTCTAATAACATCACGAGAACCTTTGAAGATTGCTGGTGAACAGCGATTCATCGTGCCGCCCTTATCTGTTCCACCTGAAGACCTGGACTGGGAAGCACTCCATCACTACGAAAGCGTTCAACTCTTTTTGGCGAGAGCAGAAACAGTCGCGCCGGGCTTCCAATTAACCGCTGACAATGCCGAAGCGATTGGTGCGATTTGTCGGGTGGTTGATGGGCTCTCCCTTGCGATTGAACTCGCTGCATCGCGCGTTCGTGCAATGACACCGCAACACATTCTTACTCGTTTAAACGCCCTACTTGACAGCTCATCATCAAGTAAATCATCTACATTTCTTTCAACAAGTGATCGGGATGTGCCAGCGAGACACCAAACCCTTAATGCCGTGATTGACTGGTCCTATGAACTTTTAGTGCCAGAAGAACAACTCCTACTTTGTCAACTCGCGCTGTTTTCAGGTGGATTCTTCTTAGAAGCCGCTGAGACTATCTGTAGCTCAGCCTCTATCCAGTCAGAAACGGAAACAATCGATCTCATCTTCAATTTACACGATAAATCGCTACTCATGATTGAAGAATACCTGACGCAAACCCGATATCGACTCCCCGCGCCGTTACAATTGTATCTTCAAGAGAAGCAACCGCCCCTTGCATTCAGAGAGGCGCATGCCCACTATTACCTTACGTTAGCACAAGAACAGGACAGAAAACTTGAGGGTTCAGAACAGAGTGAGGCACTCTCAGAAATGGCGATTGAACTCGGTAATTTTCGTGCTGTTTTTAGATTTGCACAAGAGAATGATAAATGGCTCCTCTTTGGGCAACTTGCTGTCGCTCTTTCAGAATTTTTCTATGTCCGTGGGTTGTGGAATGAAGGCTTAGGGTGGTTAAAACAGGCAGAAATCGAATTAAACCAACAGATTGACGGACATCAGAAACTGAAGGACACGTCTGAAACAGACGAAATGTCGTTCTATTTGACAACAGCGGACCTCCAGGTGGCTCTTGCTAAATTCTATAATGAACGACAGGAGTGTGAAACTGCCCGGCAATTGTGCGAAGATGCGTTACAAATTTTCAGAAAGTTGGGGCGGCAACTCGGAACCGTCAAGGCATTGAATTGTCTCGGTATTATCGCAAGATATGAAGAAAAACTCAAAGAGGCGGATATACACTTTACCGAAGCCTTAGAGATTGCCAAAGTATTAGGCAATAAATGGCATATCGCTTTCACGCTAAACAACTTGGGACTCACAGCATATCACCGTCGCCATCTTGAAGAGGCGAGACTGCGTTACACGGAAAGCCTGCACCTCGCTCGTGAACTTGGAGATAAACGGAGTATTGCTTATACCCTCAATAATCTTGGAAAGACTGTCCATCAGCAAGGTCTGCGGGAGGAAGCGAAACACTACTATACCGAAAGTCTACGTCTCACCCGTGAACTCTCTACTTCCAGCACGGGGATCCCTTACCTATTGGATAGTTTTGGCAAAGAAGCACTTCGTCATGCTAAATATGAGGAGGCGAGACATTACTATACGGAAAGTCTCGAGTACCGCAACGAGAACAGCAGCCCTCGTGAGATAGCAGAATCGCTTTACCGATTCGGACAGTTAGCTCGTGCAGAAGGCAAATTTGAACAGAGTTTGTGTCTCTTTCTTAGGGTCGCCTCAATCTATGCCGAAACCGCATCAACAACGCCGCTTTATGTGGATGCAGTCAACAAAGACATTGCTGCATTGGAGGTAAAACTCGGTGGTGAAAGGGTTGAGGAACTCAAATCAGAGGTGGAAACGCTAACGCTTCAGGAGATAGTTAATATTTGTTTATCCCAATAAAAATGGATACCATAATGCAACAACGAATCATCTTTCTTTTTTTTCTCTCTTTACTTCTTACTATCGTCATCGGAGGGCAGCGATATACTTTCGCCCAAGTTCAACGCGCGCCTACTACCCAAACAGTAGATCCGTCGTTGGAACCAGTTGAAGCGGCACACGATCATTATCACGAGCGTCGATACATGGAAGCGATTAAGGCGTACGAGGCGTTGATCGAAAAAGGGATTCCTAACGCTGATGGTTCTCATACACCACTTCGGCAAAGCCAAAAGGACTCAATCCGCTTGATGTTAGGCCAGAGTTATGCTAAAACAGGTGAGGATGCTGCAGCACAACGTATTTTCAGAGAAATTGTTGATGGAAACCCCAACGGTTCTTATGCGACGCGGGCAGTGCATCGGTTAGCAAGTCTCCATTGGGAACGCTATCAGTTTCGGGAAGCCATTCTACAGTGTAAGCAGATTCTCAAACAACACCCTGACACAACTGTCGCTGCTACGGCTGCCTACCTCATTGGACAATACGAACAAGCAGAAGGCAAATCTGAGGCAGCAATAACAAGTTACAAATATTTCCTTGACAATTTCCCGACTTCACCCTATCGCACCACGGCAGTCAATGGGCTTATTCAGCTTTATATGACGAACCTTCGTTATGAAGAGGCTGAGAAACTGATTCAAGAACAGATGCTGCAGTATCCTGATGATAGCACTTTATTGGAGCAATTAGCAGCACTCTACCAGAAACAGAACGACTACCCAAAGGCACTTGAGCTTTACCGAAAGGCAATTAAACAGAACCCGAATAATACAAACTTGCGTAAGAAATTAGGCTCCCTCTATGCTGAAACTGGAAAAACCGCCCAAGCTGTCGTCGAGTGGGAGAAATTAGTCACAGGGGATCCGAATCGACCTGACCGACATCAACAACTCGGCACAATCTATCTCTCCCATAAGATGTATCCAGAGGCAATTGCGGCGTATCAGAAAGCGATTCGTTTAAGCCCACAGGATAGTTATCTCTATAAGCAGTTGGCAGCGGCGTACAAAATTCAGGGAAAAGTCCAAGAAGCCGCAGACGTTTATATTGACGCTTTGCAACGTGTTGGACTTGGACAGAATCAACGAGAAACAATCTGGCGCGCGATGCTTGAAATTTATGAAGGTGTAGAACGCAAACCACTTCAGGAGAAACTCATCGCTCTGCTTCAGAAGCAGCAAATACAATCCGGTTATAACGCTAATATCGTTATGACGCTCGGTGAACTCTTATTCTATGCGGGGAAAGCAACGCAAGCCCTTGAGACCTTTACACGACTTCATCGATCCCATCCAATGCACACTGACACAACGCTTGAAAAATGTGCGCGAGTGTTAGAACGTAACGAAAATCTTCAAGCTTCGGCTGATTTCTATAAGGCGTTGATAGCAGGCTCCACCGACAGAAAACGTGTCAAGAACACACGTTTCAAGCTCGCGGAACTCTATCAAAAGATGGCACGGTGGAATGAAGCAGTCGCGCTCCTGAAGGAACAGGTCAAAAGTGGCGAGGCTTCTGTCAAAGACAAGTTGCTGCTCGGGCAACTCCAACTGCGAGGTCTCCGATCACCGAAAGCTGCCCAAATGACTTTTGAACCGCTGCTTACCCAACGTTTATCTGCCACCTACTTAGGGGAAGTGCAATTGCGTTTAGGTGAATGCCATATTCTACTGAAGCGTTACACGCTTGCACGGGAAGTACTCGAACCGATTGCCAACCGTACGAACCGCCTCCGTGCCACTGCCCGAAAGCTGATTGGTGACTCCTATTTTTTTGCGTCAGACTTTGAGCAAGCTCTCAAGGAATACAACAGCGTCATCAAGATTTCAAAATCTGATGAACTCACGAATGATGCACTTGAACGACTTGTCCTCA from Candidatus Poribacteria bacterium includes the following:
- a CDS encoding tetratricopeptide repeat protein, with the protein product MELKKHISLSTHDPQPHLSISTLTLMFTDIEGSTRLWEAHGNEVMAEVIRTHNTILRAANSAWGGTEILSEGDAFFFVFPTASAAVMCALEIQLVLNAYQWHENIEALRVRIGIHTGDMILLDDEYHGMPANLAKRITDAGHGGQILLSAVTHELVRTQFPHGSFISLGEHRLKNIQHPEVIFQFLAPRYSTLEIIGEDRWREVFSKGIQEAPSQHRTSIDATAIPELQTEFPPLRTLNDLPNNLPTPINSFIGRETEVRGIVAYFTDGQTRLVTLTGPGGIGKTRLALQVATELHNTYSDGVSFIALADLRQPTDIITEIAKALVLPLKSTQDVTEQVVSYLLGKTLLLVLDNFEHVMAATEDVKTLLLRCPTLHCLITSREPLKIAGEQRFIVPPLSVPPEDLDWEALHHYESVQLFLARAETVAPGFQLTADNAEAIGAICRVVDGLSLAIELAASRVRAMTPQHILTRLNALLDSSSSSKSSTFLSTSDRDVPARHQTLNAVIDWSYELLVPEEQLLLCQLALFSGGFFLEAAETICSSASIQSETETIDLIFNLHDKSLLMIEEYLTQTRYRLPAPLQLYLQEKQPPLAFREAHAHYYLTLAQEQDRKLEGSEQSEALSEMAIELGNFRAVFRFAQENDKWLLFGQLAVALSEFFYVRGLWNEGLGWLKQAEIELNQQIDGHQKLKDTSETDEMSFYLTTADLQVALAKFYNERQECETARQLCEDALQIFRKLGRQLGTVKALNCLGIIARYEEKLKEADIHFTEALEIAKVLGNKWHIAFTLNNLGLTAYHRRHLEEARLRYTESLHLARELGDKRSIAYTLNNLGKTVHQQGLREEAKHYYTESLRLTRELSTSSTGIPYLLDSFGKEALRHAKYEEARHYYTESLEYRNENSSPREIAESLYRFGQLARAEGKFEQSLCLFLRVASIYAETASTTPLYVDAVNKDIAALEVKLGGERVEELKSEVETLTLQEIVNICLSQ
- a CDS encoding amidohydrolase, coding for MQKDLIFEQCRHHFNDIVGIRRDIHQHPEIGFDVERTAGIAADALQTLGIPVKTGIGRTGVVGDLEVPGASKRIALRADMDALPIQEMTDVPYKSKIDGKAHLCGHDAHTAMLIGTARILSHLRSHLKMHVRFVFQPSEEVFPGGAEAMMADGVLEDVDEIYGIHVFPIYAVGEYATCVGPMLAQSDTFRITLTGRGGHAAFPHLTVDPIVIGAQYVTAVQSIVARNVNPLDSAVVSVTQLHGGDANLKNGLTGAALNVIPPTVHIGGTVRTLQKTVQTRVREQLERLIAGLADANNATYTFDYQEGCPVTYNHEPCVTNVVSNARGLVGEDNIIFPVLPILGGEDFGCYSQEIPACFVMVGAGNEEKGIVNMCHHPQFDIDETCMIYGMALLTSLAML
- a CDS encoding tetratricopeptide repeat protein, translated to MQQRIIFLFFLSLLLTIVIGGQRYTFAQVQRAPTTQTVDPSLEPVEAAHDHYHERRYMEAIKAYEALIEKGIPNADGSHTPLRQSQKDSIRLMLGQSYAKTGEDAAAQRIFREIVDGNPNGSYATRAVHRLASLHWERYQFREAILQCKQILKQHPDTTVAATAAYLIGQYEQAEGKSEAAITSYKYFLDNFPTSPYRTTAVNGLIQLYMTNLRYEEAEKLIQEQMLQYPDDSTLLEQLAALYQKQNDYPKALELYRKAIKQNPNNTNLRKKLGSLYAETGKTAQAVVEWEKLVTGDPNRPDRHQQLGTIYLSHKMYPEAIAAYQKAIRLSPQDSYLYKQLAAAYKIQGKVQEAADVYIDALQRVGLGQNQRETIWRAMLEIYEGVERKPLQEKLIALLQKQQIQSGYNANIVMTLGELLFYAGKATQALETFTRLHRSHPMHTDTTLEKCARVLERNENLQASADFYKALIAGSTDRKRVKNTRFKLAELYQKMARWNEAVALLKEQVKSGEASVKDKLLLGQLQLRGLRSPKAAQMTFEPLLTQRLSATYLGEVQLRLGECHILLKRYTLAREVLEPIANRTNRLRATARKLIGDSYFFASDFEQALKEYNSVIKISKSDELTNDALERLVLIQNHPDYFKVPLTDYATALQLYLRGNTEDALQQCQRTLEVYPQATIVDDIWLLMGNIYREAGRDDEAINAYQQIVVQESSIAAEALVNIAEIYRQKSDFDNAVTTYTTIITDYPENVIVVHARQQLDELAKTQQKR